The stretch of DNA GGGGTCTGACAGGAGCCCCAGGAGAGTAGCTTATACTGGTATCCGCTTCTCCGGGCGGATAGGGTTAGCAACCGCGTATACGCGGCTCCGGTTACGAGGTCGAACTTGGAGCGGAAATACGCTTTCCAGACCCAGCCCCAGTTCAGGTCCGGCTCGAGGCTGACCCAGGCCTCCCTCAGCTCCCTCGGAGAGGTCGTGTTGAACCTCATACGCATGTACCTAACCCATCCGAGCACCTTCTTGGCGACCTGTAGAACCTCGTAGGCTATGAGCTCGCCCTCGTGGTCGTTATCCGTAGCCAATATCAGATGACCGTTTAGGTTTTTTAAAGCCTCGACGAGCCTCCTGTAGGTCCGGGTGTCGCGGACTGTCCACCGCACCGGGGCGTCGAACAGCTCCTTAGGACTTATCCTCCACCAGTTGTTGTACTCCGCCGGGAAGTCTAGGTTCAGTAGGTGACCGCTTAGAGCGAACGTCCTAGGCGGAGGCGATATAGCCCTTCGTATGGCAGCTGCTACAGAGCCCTTCTCGGTAACAACTAGCATGAACTCTAGAGAATTAAACGGTAGGGTTCAGAAAAAGGTTTCCCAGAGATTCACGGTTATGGTCTCAGTCTTCGCTTTCGCTCTGGGGTATCTGTATCAGAGGCGTTAAGCCTCCCCCGCCTATTATTATGATCGGCTTCTCCATCCTCTGAAGCTGCTCCATAAGGACGTATATCCTCAGAACCTCCGGGTCACCCGTCGCGTTGTAGATAGACGTCAAGGCCGATTTTATGGCTTCAGCTCTAAGCTTGATGGCCTCGGCCTCCCCCTCAGCCATTATTATCTTCTCCATAGCCGACGCGTTTGCGAGCGTGAGTATACGCTCCCTCTCATACTCGGCGGCTATCTTCTGCTGATACGCGGCTATCTTGGCTTCTATCGCATCCTTGATCCTTGTAGGAAGCTCTATCCTCCTGAGCATGACTGCGTGAAGCTTTATCGCGGAGAGGGTGGGATCCGCCTCTATTCTGGACCGATAAACCACCTCTATCTTCGAGGCAACCTCCTCCCTATTGGATATAACCTGCTCCACCGTGTAGTCGGAGACTATATCCCTGACCACCTGACGCATTATAGGCACTAGAACCTGCTCCTCGTAGTCTATCCTCGGATAGTTTTTGACCAGGTCGAGGAAACGCTCCGGGTCTATCGAGTATGTAAACGACTCGTCTACGGTGATCTCAACCCCGTCCTTGGTCAACGCCGTTATAGGCGGGTAGTCCGCTCCCACCTCGCTCGTCATGTCGATGTAGTCTATCGTGTAGAAGTCCTTGATCAACCCCTGCCACGGAGCCTTCAGGAACGTCGTCGGACCCACGTAGGGCCCTCCGTAGCTTCTGAACACCGGGTCGTAGGTTACCGCCACCTCGCCGGGAGAAAGCCAGCATACGCACATCGGTAGACTTACCGCCACAACGATAACCAAGGCCACCGCTATAACCAGAAGCTTCGTCAGGACCGAGGGTAGACGTCTCCCTCTAACCCTTTCAGGGACCTCAGGAGACCACTCCAACGCTAGACCACCGAAAACGATCTTACGGAAGAGTGCGTATTATAGTTATCTAAAAATCCTCAGTGGGCATACTAGGGAGCACGGAGGACCAGTCCGAGTAGAAGGCTCATTATCAT from Candidatus Bathyarchaeota archaeon encodes:
- a CDS encoding prohibitin family protein; the protein is MEWSPEVPERVRGRRLPSVLTKLLVIAVALVIVVAVSLPMCVCWLSPGEVAVTYDPVFRSYGGPYVGPTTFLKAPWQGLIKDFYTIDYIDMTSEVGADYPPITALTKDGVEITVDESFTYSIDPERFLDLVKNYPRIDYEEQVLVPIMRQVVRDIVSDYTVEQVISNREEVASKIEVVYRSRIEADPTLSAIKLHAVMLRRIELPTRIKDAIEAKIAAYQQKIAAEYERERILTLANASAMEKIIMAEGEAEAIKLRAEAIKSALTSIYNATGDPEVLRIYVLMEQLQRMEKPIIIIGGGGLTPLIQIPQSESED